A genomic stretch from Chitinophaga agri includes:
- a CDS encoding YidH family protein, protein MSEPKQHGAASDHLANERTLLAWTRTSIGIMAFGFVVVKFSLFVKQLSLALGKEYMLPSRGYSAIAGVSLVAVGAVTTVLSYIRYRRTEKQLRQGVYQHSSLLITVLTAFIFLVSLLLIIYLIESA, encoded by the coding sequence ATGTCCGAACCCAAACAGCATGGCGCTGCCAGTGATCATCTTGCTAATGAGCGTACGCTTCTCGCCTGGACAAGGACGAGTATTGGTATCATGGCATTTGGCTTTGTAGTGGTCAAATTTTCACTTTTTGTCAAGCAACTATCTCTTGCATTGGGAAAGGAATATATGCTTCCTTCAAGAGGTTATTCTGCGATTGCAGGGGTATCATTGGTAGCAGTAGGAGCGGTAACGACAGTGCTTTCCTATATCCGTTACAGAAGAACAGAAAAGCAGTTGCGCCAGGGTGTATATCAGCATTCTTCCTTGCTGATCACAGTCCTGACAGCCTTTATCTTTCTGGTCAGCCTGTTGCTGATCATATATCTGATTGAAAGTGCATAA
- a CDS encoding pirin family protein, which yields MQKTVNKVVSNHPINGAVSDYYYYSPLPYQDGKATDPFLLLHHHGPMTLPPDNSGMPFGPHPHRGFETVTWIISGHVVHKDSHGYHSKIDAGGVQWMSAARGLIHNEYVEKSFKEEGGDLELLQLWINLPAKLKMTPAKYTGLQKQDIPVISADDDKVQVAVAGGNWNGHKGAIQSLTGVNAALINMKAGGKAAIDVATNRHILFYVLRGDVTVNGQPAGDRSLVLFDNDGDTINITAGTDAIILYCDGEPLNEPIAWHGPYVMNTQTEIMEAMRDERMGKFGFYID from the coding sequence ATGCAAAAGACAGTAAACAAGGTTGTAAGCAACCATCCGATAAATGGCGCTGTGAGCGATTACTATTACTACAGTCCTTTGCCCTATCAGGACGGTAAGGCAACGGATCCATTCCTGCTCTTACATCACCACGGCCCGATGACATTACCGCCTGACAACAGCGGAATGCCCTTCGGTCCACATCCTCACAGAGGATTTGAAACAGTTACCTGGATTATCAGCGGGCACGTTGTGCACAAGGATTCTCATGGTTACCACAGCAAAATTGATGCAGGTGGCGTACAATGGATGTCAGCCGCAAGGGGACTTATCCACAATGAATATGTAGAAAAGTCATTTAAAGAAGAAGGTGGTGATTTAGAACTGTTACAGCTCTGGATCAATCTGCCCGCCAAACTGAAAATGACACCCGCTAAATATACCGGTCTGCAGAAACAGGATATTCCTGTTATCAGCGCAGACGATGATAAAGTGCAGGTAGCTGTCGCAGGTGGTAACTGGAATGGCCATAAGGGAGCTATTCAGTCCCTTACGGGTGTCAATGCCGCCCTTATCAATATGAAGGCCGGAGGTAAAGCAGCCATCGATGTAGCGACTAACAGGCATATACTGTTTTATGTACTGAGGGGTGACGTGACTGTGAACGGTCAACCTGCCGGAGACAGATCACTGGTACTTTTTGACAATGACGGAGATACAATTAATATAACAGCCGGAACTGATGCCATTATCTTGTATTGTGACGGCGAACCGCTGAATGAGCCGATTGCATGGCATGGACCCTACGTAATGAATACCCAGACAGAGATTATGGAAGCAATGCGTGACGAAAGAATGGGAAAATTCGGGTTCTATATTGACTAA
- the ftsZ gene encoding cell division protein FtsZ yields the protein MIHFDLPKEKSSIIKVIGIGGGGSNAVNHMFNQRIEGVNFIICNTDAQSITNSPVPNKIQLGPHLTQGLGAGANPRIGEQATEESFEEIKKILEVNTKMAFITAGMGGGTGTGGAPIIARICKELGILTVGIVTTPFSYEGKKRMAQAEEGVNRLKDYVDTLLIISNDKLRQKYGDLKFKAAFEKADNVLATAAKCITDVINSTGQINVDFADVCTVMRNGGVAILGAATAEGENRAQKAIEEALTSPLLNDNDIHGAKWILINISSQEGEFEHTLDEMDTIQAYVQSQAGEDCDVILGVGYDESLDRKLGVTIIATGFEQKPIQQVKMAPQDPSRVQPKIVMQLGQDGDENKMNSNFRQESLFVEPTDHMAPRLVEPVVTQPATNFPPANPAQPERLNYTLNVEPVGNAQPMAGYGGNVNVIQPNSPAGGYPAGPAYIYIEPGSNTPASDLPEMKIVFRDEEKSPEAPSEVHLHAFEEQLEEQKRKQAERVAKLRSISFNVKGIENNAEMENVPAYIRRNINLDNGAGSAENFYSNYTVSDGQNNQAEINTINTFLDGKKPD from the coding sequence ATGATACATTTTGATCTTCCCAAAGAAAAATCTTCCATCATCAAGGTGATAGGCATTGGTGGTGGTGGTAGCAATGCGGTGAACCACATGTTCAACCAGCGCATTGAGGGTGTGAATTTTATCATCTGCAATACCGATGCACAGAGTATCACAAACAGTCCTGTGCCCAACAAGATCCAGTTGGGACCACATTTGACGCAGGGTCTTGGTGCAGGAGCTAATCCGCGCATCGGTGAACAGGCGACGGAAGAATCCTTTGAAGAAATCAAAAAGATCTTAGAGGTGAATACCAAAATGGCCTTCATTACCGCGGGCATGGGTGGTGGTACCGGTACCGGTGGCGCACCTATTATCGCACGCATATGTAAGGAACTGGGTATTCTCACGGTGGGTATTGTTACAACGCCCTTCTCATACGAAGGGAAGAAGAGGATGGCTCAGGCAGAAGAAGGTGTTAACAGATTGAAAGATTATGTTGATACGCTCCTGATCATTTCTAATGACAAACTGCGCCAGAAATACGGCGATCTGAAATTCAAGGCAGCTTTCGAAAAAGCAGATAACGTACTTGCTACAGCGGCAAAATGTATTACGGACGTGATCAACTCTACTGGTCAGATCAACGTCGACTTTGCCGATGTGTGCACAGTTATGCGTAATGGTGGTGTAGCGATCCTCGGTGCGGCTACTGCAGAAGGTGAAAACCGCGCGCAGAAAGCGATCGAAGAAGCACTGACATCTCCACTGTTGAATGATAACGATATACATGGTGCTAAATGGATACTTATCAACATTTCTTCCCAGGAAGGTGAGTTTGAACACACCCTGGATGAAATGGATACTATCCAGGCCTATGTTCAGAGCCAGGCAGGCGAGGATTGCGATGTGATCCTTGGTGTCGGTTATGACGAATCACTCGACAGAAAACTGGGTGTGACCATTATTGCTACCGGATTTGAACAAAAACCGATTCAGCAGGTAAAAATGGCACCACAGGATCCTTCCCGCGTACAGCCTAAGATTGTCATGCAACTTGGCCAGGACGGTGATGAAAACAAGATGAACAGCAATTTCAGACAGGAATCGCTTTTCGTTGAACCGACGGACCATATGGCTCCCCGTCTGGTAGAACCTGTGGTGACTCAGCCAGCAACCAACTTCCCTCCTGCTAATCCTGCACAACCGGAGAGACTGAACTACACGCTCAATGTTGAGCCGGTAGGCAACGCTCAGCCGATGGCAGGTTATGGAGGCAATGTAAATGTCATACAGCCTAATTCTCCCGCAGGTGGCTATCCTGCAGGACCGGCGTACATCTACATTGAACCGGGAAGTAATACCCCTGCCTCTGATCTTCCAGAGATGAAAATCGTATTCAGAGACGAAGAAAAGTCTCCTGAAGCGCCTTCAGAAGTGCATCTGCATGCATTCGAAGAACAACTGGAAGAGCAGAAACGTAAACAGGCTGAACGCGTTGCTAAACTGCGCAGTATCAGCTTTAACGTGAAAGGCATTGAGAACAATGCAGAAATGGAGAATGTTCCTGCCTATATCCGTCGCAATATCAACCTTGATAACGGCGCGGGTTCAGCGGAGAATTTCTACTCTAATTATACTGTTTCCGATGGTCAGAATAACCAGGCAGAAATCAATACGATTAATACCTTTTTAGATGGGAAAAAACCCGATTGA
- a CDS encoding KUP/HAK/KT family potassium transporter, protein MRKDINRISLAGLVVALGIIYGDIGTSPLYVFKAIVGNNPVSDLLVIGGISCIIWTLTLQTTIKYVILTLRADNKGEGGIFSLYALVRRHAKWAVTFGMIGGAALLADGIITPPITVTSAIEGLRTLEVFKDLSQWTIVKIVLTIITLMFVVQQFGTVSIGKLFGPIMVIWFSMLGVLGLSHIVDDVSVFKAFSPHYAIKLLTTYPRGFMILGAVFLCTTGAEALYSDLGHCGKGNIRVSWTFVKACLILNYLGQGAWLLTQKGQVIPKDTNPFFAIMPEWFVIFGVLIATLASIIASQALISGSFTLISEAMRLNLWPKLKINYPTEMRGQLYIPGINTMLFVGCVAIVLIFKESSSMEAAYGLSITICMLMTSCLFAFYLYTRRVRLSLILIYLVTFFTLEFSFLFANLVKFMHGGYVTVIVAGILFLIMMVWYKSRKIKNRYVEFVKLEDHLPVIQELSNDSTIPKYATHLVYMSSADNPKEIEHKIIYSILNKKPKRADIYWFVHVDVVDEPYLSEYSVQTIIPNEVIRVEFRLGFKVEQRINLMFRMVVEDMVRNKEVNITSRYESLSKNNVVGDFQFIVMEKFLSHDNDLPLYERLVMRMYFFLKKISLSEERGFGLDSSYVTIEKYPLVVAPVTNLQLRRIIHS, encoded by the coding sequence GTGAGAAAAGACATTAACAGGATTAGCCTGGCCGGTTTAGTAGTTGCCTTAGGTATTATTTACGGTGACATTGGAACCTCTCCGTTATACGTTTTCAAGGCCATTGTAGGTAATAATCCCGTAAGCGACCTCCTGGTAATCGGTGGTATATCCTGTATCATCTGGACCCTGACTTTACAAACGACTATCAAGTATGTGATCCTGACACTCCGTGCCGATAACAAAGGTGAGGGTGGGATCTTCTCTTTATATGCGTTAGTAAGAAGACATGCCAAATGGGCCGTTACTTTTGGGATGATCGGGGGCGCCGCACTGCTGGCAGACGGTATCATCACCCCACCTATTACCGTTACATCTGCTATTGAAGGTTTACGTACCCTGGAAGTTTTTAAAGACCTCAGTCAATGGACTATCGTAAAGATCGTATTGACCATCATCACTTTAATGTTCGTAGTACAACAGTTTGGTACGGTCTCTATTGGTAAATTGTTCGGTCCCATCATGGTGATCTGGTTCTCCATGCTGGGTGTATTGGGACTCTCCCATATTGTCGATGATGTGTCCGTATTCAAGGCCTTCAGCCCGCACTACGCCATCAAACTCCTTACTACCTATCCCAGAGGCTTTATGATCCTCGGAGCGGTCTTTCTATGTACGACAGGGGCGGAAGCATTGTATTCCGATCTTGGTCACTGTGGGAAAGGTAATATCCGGGTATCCTGGACCTTTGTAAAAGCCTGTCTGATCCTTAACTACCTGGGTCAGGGTGCCTGGCTGCTGACGCAGAAAGGACAGGTCATCCCTAAAGACACCAACCCATTCTTTGCGATCATGCCCGAATGGTTTGTCATATTCGGTGTGCTGATCGCTACGCTGGCGTCCATTATTGCCAGTCAGGCGTTAATATCAGGGTCGTTCACCCTCATATCAGAAGCCATGCGGCTCAACCTGTGGCCTAAACTGAAGATCAACTACCCTACAGAAATGCGTGGTCAGTTGTACATCCCCGGTATCAATACCATGTTGTTTGTCGGTTGTGTGGCTATCGTACTGATCTTTAAAGAATCCAGTTCCATGGAGGCGGCTTACGGTTTGTCTATCACCATCTGTATGCTGATGACCTCCTGTCTCTTTGCCTTCTACCTTTATACACGAAGGGTGAGATTAAGCCTGATCCTGATCTACCTGGTGACCTTTTTTACGCTTGAATTTTCCTTCCTTTTCGCAAACCTGGTGAAGTTCATGCACGGTGGTTATGTGACCGTGATCGTGGCGGGAATACTCTTCCTGATCATGATGGTTTGGTACAAATCACGTAAGATCAAAAACCGGTATGTGGAGTTCGTTAAACTGGAAGATCACCTGCCGGTGATACAGGAACTGAGTAACGACAGTACCATTCCGAAATATGCTACCCATCTTGTATATATGAGTAGCGCGGATAATCCGAAGGAGATAGAACATAAGATCATCTATTCCATCCTGAATAAAAAGCCGAAACGGGCGGACATCTACTGGTTCGTGCATGTGGATGTTGTGGATGAACCCTATCTGAGTGAATACTCTGTACAAACCATTATACCGAATGAGGTGATAAGGGTAGAGTTCAGACTTGGCTTCAAGGTGGAACAGCGTATTAACCTGATGTTCCGTATGGTAGTGGAAGATATGGTACGTAACAAGGAGGTGAATATCACCAGCCGTTACGAATCATTGAGTAAGAATAATGTAGTGGGAGACTTCCAGTTTATCGTGATGGAGAAATTCCTGTCGCATGATAATGACCTGCCGTTGTACGAGCGACTGGTAATGCGGATGTATTTCTTCCTGAAAAAGATCAGCTTATCAGAAGAGCGTGGTTTCGGGCTCGATTCCAGCTATGTAACGATAGAGAAATATCCGCTGGTAGTGGCGCCTGTTACGAACCTGCAGTTACGAAGGATCATACATTCTTAA